A genomic region of Arvicola amphibius chromosome X, mArvAmp1.2, whole genome shotgun sequence contains the following coding sequences:
- the LOC119804534 gene encoding claudin-34-like: protein MLLLSRSANCQVGGFALASIAWFLCSISTGLPQWRVWYFNETVFSEPTTAFIGMWRVCFYQENIKPSNTRWCHEYTYYDNFIPLDIHIIQHLLLGSNILGLIGTVATIFAVGNLYRGKVLKNTTYNPFVISAILNIIASTFVLLAVLCNYFSVIHKAVITFPPSFRIPLYPSYQRIGIANVVASLAALLFLGSSIIFLSYTSLVENQVCPKV, encoded by the coding sequence ATGTTGTTGCTCAGCAGAAGTGCCAACTGTCAAGTCGGGGGATTTGCTTTGGCCTCCATAGCATGGTTCCTCTGCAGCATATCCACAGGCCTCCCACAATGGCGAGTCTGGTACTTTAATGAAACCGTTTTTTCCGAGCCTACCACAGCCTTCATAGGGATGTGGAGAGTCTGTTTTTACCAAGAAAACATCAAGCCCAGCAATACCAGATGGTGTCATGAATATACCTACTATGACAACTTCATTCCTTTGGATATTCACATCATTCAACATTTGTTACTGGGCTCCAACATTCTCGGGTTAATTGGAACAGTTGCCACCATTTTTGCTGTTGGAAATCTGTACAGAGGGAAAGTGCTGAAGAATACCACCTACAATCCATTCGTCATTTCAGCCATTCTCAACATCATTGCCAGTACCTTTGTTCTCCTGGCTGTCTTATGCAATTATTTCTCTGTCATTCACAAAGCAGTAATTACATTTCCACCATCTTTCCGTATTCCTTTATATCCATCTTATCAGAGAATTGGAATTGCTAATGTAGTGGCAAGTCTAGCTGCCCTATTGTTTTTAGGCAGCAGCATTATTTTTCTGTCATACACTTCTCTGGTGGAAAACCAAGTGTGTCctaaagtttga